One segment of Cetobacterium sp. NK01 DNA contains the following:
- the serS gene encoding serine--tRNA ligase, producing the protein MLDLRFIRENIDMLQEMLVNRGSNIDLQEFVKLDTERREILSQVEMLKNKRNTESAEVARRKKAGEDASEIIAEMGKVSAQIKELDAKLAEVEEKVTYFQMTLPNMYHSSTPIGKDEDDNVEIRRWGTPREFTFEPKEHWEIGENLEILDFERGAKLGGSRFTVYRGAAARLERALISFMLDTHTTEHGYTEHLTPFIVRREICEGTGQLPKFEEDMYKTTDDMFLISTSEITLTNIHRQEILNESDLPKYYTAYSPCFRREAGSYGRDLKGLIRQHQFNKVEMVKLATPETSYDELEKMVVNAETILQRLGLPYRVIQLCSGDMGFGAAKTYDLEVWLPGQNKFREISSCSNCGDFQARRMGLKYRPEGSSKSEFCHTLNGSGLAVGRTLLAIMENYQQEDGSFLIPEVLVPYMGGMTVVKK; encoded by the coding sequence ATGCTAGATTTAAGATTTATTCGTGAAAACATTGATATGTTACAAGAAATGCTGGTAAACAGAGGAAGCAACATTGATCTTCAAGAGTTTGTAAAATTAGATACAGAGAGAAGAGAGATTTTATCCCAAGTTGAAATGCTAAAAAATAAAAGAAATACAGAGTCTGCAGAAGTAGCTAGAAGAAAAAAAGCTGGAGAAGATGCTTCTGAAATTATAGCAGAGATGGGAAAAGTTTCAGCTCAAATAAAAGAATTAGATGCAAAGCTTGCAGAGGTTGAGGAGAAGGTAACTTATTTTCAAATGACATTACCAAATATGTATCACTCAAGTACTCCAATAGGAAAAGATGAAGATGATAATGTTGAAATAAGAAGATGGGGAACACCTAGAGAGTTTACATTTGAACCAAAAGAACACTGGGAGATTGGAGAGAATCTAGAAATTTTAGACTTTGAAAGAGGAGCTAAATTAGGAGGATCAAGATTTACAGTTTATAGAGGAGCAGCAGCTAGATTAGAAAGAGCTTTAATAAGCTTTATGCTAGATACTCACACAACAGAACATGGTTACACAGAACACTTAACTCCATTTATTGTAAGAAGAGAGATTTGTGAAGGTACTGGGCAACTTCCAAAATTTGAAGAAGATATGTATAAAACAACAGATGATATGTTTTTAATATCAACATCTGAGATAACTTTAACAAATATCCATAGACAAGAAATATTAAATGAAAGCGATTTACCTAAATATTATACAGCATACTCACCTTGTTTTAGAAGAGAAGCAGGATCTTATGGTAGAGATTTAAAAGGTCTAATTAGACAACACCAATTTAATAAGGTTGAAATGGTAAAATTAGCAACTCCTGAAACATCTTATGATGAGTTAGAAAAAATGGTAGTTAATGCAGAAACTATTCTTCAAAGATTAGGATTACCATATAGAGTTATTCAGTTATGTTCTGGAGATATGGGATTTGGAGCAGCTAAAACTTACGATTTAGAAGTTTGGTTACCTGGACAAAATAAATTTAGAGAGATATCTTCTTGTTCAAATTGCGGAGATTTCCAAGCTAGAAGAATGGGATTAAAGTACAGACCAGAAGGAAGTTCGAAAAGTGAGTTCTGTCACACATTAAATGGATCAGGATTAGCAGTAGGAAGAACTTTACTAGCAATTATGGAAAATTACCAGCAAGAGGATGGATCATTCTTAATACCAGAAGTTTTAGTACCATATATGGGTGGTATGACTGTTGTTAAAAAGTAG
- the lpxD gene encoding UDP-3-O-(3-hydroxymyristoyl)glucosamine N-acyltransferase: protein MTYKIDKLITLLECEIKGDAKVNITGLSPFFQAEEGEVTFASDEKFLKKLDETKASVVIVPFGVELPENGKTYLIVKDNPRVLMPKLLSFFKRKLKKMEKLIEDSATIGKESTIGINTYVGHNTKIGKNVIIYPNTTICEGVEIGDNTIIYSNVTIREFCKIGEGCVIQPGAVIGSDGFGFVKINGNNTKIDQIGAVILEDFVEIGANTTIDRGTIGNTLIKKYTKIDNLVQIAHNDIIGQNCLIISQVGIAGSTEVGDNTTLGGQVGVAGHIKIGSNVMVGAKSGIIGNVDDNQILAGHPLMNLKDDLKVKAAQKKLPELLKRVKELEKKL from the coding sequence ATGACTTATAAAATAGATAAGTTAATAACCCTTCTTGAATGTGAGATAAAGGGAGATGCCAAGGTAAACATTACAGGGTTATCTCCCTTTTTTCAAGCTGAAGAAGGAGAAGTAACTTTTGCATCAGATGAGAAATTTTTAAAAAAATTAGATGAAACAAAGGCAAGTGTTGTAATTGTACCTTTTGGGGTGGAGTTACCAGAAAATGGAAAGACTTATTTAATAGTAAAAGATAATCCAAGAGTTTTAATGCCTAAACTTTTATCATTTTTTAAAAGAAAATTGAAGAAAATGGAGAAGTTGATTGAAGATTCCGCAACAATAGGGAAAGAATCAACAATTGGAATAAATACTTATGTTGGTCATAATACAAAAATAGGAAAAAATGTAATAATATATCCAAACACAACAATTTGTGAAGGAGTAGAGATAGGAGATAATACAATTATCTATTCTAATGTTACAATCAGAGAATTCTGTAAAATAGGTGAAGGTTGTGTTATTCAACCGGGAGCAGTTATAGGATCTGATGGATTTGGTTTTGTTAAAATAAATGGAAATAATACAAAAATAGATCAAATAGGTGCTGTAATTCTTGAGGATTTTGTTGAAATAGGTGCAAATACAACTATTGATAGAGGAACAATAGGAAATACGTTAATAAAGAAATATACAAAAATAGATAACTTGGTTCAAATAGCACATAATGATATAATAGGACAAAATTGTCTAATAATATCTCAGGTAGGAATAGCTGGAAGTACAGAAGTAGGGGATAATACAACACTAGGTGGACAAGTTGGAGTTGCAGGACATATTAAAATAGGAAGTAATGTAATGGTTGGAGCTAAATCTGGAATTATTGGAAATGTTGATGACAATCAAATTTTAGCAGGTCATCCATTAATGAATTTAAAAGATGATTTGAAAGTTAAAGCCGCTCAAAAAAAATTACCAGAATTATTAAAAAGAGTAAAAGAGTTAGAAAAAAAGCTTTAA
- a CDS encoding TIGR03936 family radical SAM-associated protein, with protein sequence MKKRITFDKYGEMRFISHLDMLRFADRLLKKAHIPMKYTQGFHPRPKISLGNPVSLGTEAFNELMDIELSEAMSNEEVMEKMNSAAVPGFKVTKVEIVEDKKSIVDVYTNALFEITGSKENIDILENLFKQEEIIERKEKKGKISERNLGERVKDFSRVEDTINLELVNTSPNSFLILAGVDIKDVHIVKKGYKI encoded by the coding sequence ATGAAAAAAAGAATAACGTTTGATAAGTACGGTGAAATGAGATTTATTTCTCATTTAGACATGCTTAGATTTGCAGATAGATTATTAAAAAAAGCTCATATACCAATGAAATATACTCAAGGATTTCATCCAAGACCAAAAATATCTTTGGGTAATCCAGTATCTTTGGGGACAGAAGCTTTTAATGAACTAATGGATATAGAATTATCAGAAGCAATGAGTAATGAAGAGGTAATGGAGAAAATGAATTCTGCTGCAGTTCCAGGGTTTAAGGTAACTAAAGTAGAAATAGTTGAAGATAAAAAAAGTATTGTAGATGTATATACAAATGCTTTATTTGAAATAACAGGTTCTAAAGAGAATATAGATATATTAGAAAATCTTTTTAAGCAAGAAGAGATAATTGAAAGAAAAGAAAAAAAAGGAAAAATATCTGAAAGAAATTTAGGGGAAAGAGTTAAAGATTTTTCAAGAGTTGAAGATACTATAAATTTAGAATTGGTTAATACTTCACCAAACTCTTTTTTAATTTTAGCTGGAGTAGATATAAAGGATGTACATATAGTAAAAAAAGGTTATAAAATCTAA
- a CDS encoding outer membrane protein assembly factor: MKKHLIGIISLLASIVSFGAEGEYLVKGVEFKNLNEIPQDVLIQKMSLKKGQIFSTEGLLRDYNNIKKSDYIDELAIYPQVYDGGIKLVVDVKEKKDTKELLEKQGILPASERERVDTSLVVSSLEIIGSVNVPVNEVAKRIPIKAGGYFSKNKIIKGQRELLETGMYREVIPDVYQYPEGLVVVYSVIENPIINGVQITGNTKYTTEELKSLINIEPGKVLNLNNLRDARDKILKKYNEDGYVLAEIQDIDLTGANDLEIVINEGTVDKVNFTKMVTKQKGQRRKATDNLLKTRDYVVEREIEIQPGEVFNINDYNETVSNLMRTGYFKNVKYETKPAPGENQGVDLVLLLEEERTATLQGAVSYGSEIGLLGMLSVKDMNWKGKGQELGVTFEKSDENYTSFSINFSDPWIKGTDRISWGWSLYKNEYENSDSVLFNETDTYGAKINIGKGLTKNLRLGLGTKAEYITEKADKSELANYTNFDGENLLDKWGDKRSYGLFSIYPSITYDTRNSYWNPTSGWYGKYQVEVGYADTIDSGTFANTTLELRKYHRGFFKNNTFAYRAVGGVMTTTTPESQRFWVGGGSTLRGYDGGYYQGTQKITATIENRTQINDVLGFVLFSDIGRAWDYQGEDPGYLNEKRDAKFPDDIGTTVGVGLRVNTPVGPLRFDFGWPVGNSEESGMKFYFNMGQSF; this comes from the coding sequence ATGAAAAAGCACCTAATCGGAATAATATCACTATTAGCTTCAATAGTTTCATTTGGAGCAGAGGGAGAATATTTAGTAAAAGGGGTAGAGTTTAAAAATTTAAATGAAATACCTCAAGATGTTTTAATACAAAAAATGAGTTTAAAAAAAGGTCAAATATTCTCAACAGAGGGATTATTGAGAGACTATAACAACATAAAGAAAAGTGATTATATAGACGAATTAGCTATTTATCCTCAAGTATATGATGGGGGAATAAAATTAGTAGTAGATGTAAAAGAGAAAAAAGATACTAAAGAATTATTAGAAAAGCAAGGAATACTTCCTGCTTCAGAAAGAGAAAGAGTAGATACATCATTAGTGGTTTCAAGTTTAGAAATCATAGGAAGCGTTAATGTTCCTGTAAATGAAGTGGCTAAAAGAATTCCTATTAAAGCTGGAGGATATTTCTCAAAAAATAAAATAATAAAAGGTCAGAGAGAACTTTTAGAAACAGGAATGTATAGAGAAGTAATTCCTGATGTGTACCAATATCCTGAAGGATTAGTAGTAGTTTATTCGGTTATTGAAAATCCAATTATAAATGGTGTCCAAATAACTGGAAATACAAAATATACAACTGAAGAATTGAAAAGTTTGATTAACATAGAGCCTGGAAAAGTATTAAATTTGAATAACCTAAGAGATGCAAGAGATAAAATATTAAAAAAATATAATGAAGATGGATATGTTTTAGCTGAAATTCAAGATATAGATTTAACTGGAGCAAATGATTTAGAGATTGTAATAAATGAAGGAACAGTAGATAAAGTTAACTTTACAAAAATGGTAACAAAACAAAAAGGTCAAAGAAGAAAAGCTACAGATAATTTACTGAAAACTAGAGATTATGTTGTAGAAAGAGAGATCGAAATTCAACCAGGAGAAGTATTCAATATAAATGATTACAATGAAACTGTATCTAACTTAATGAGAACAGGATACTTTAAAAATGTAAAGTATGAGACAAAGCCTGCACCAGGGGAAAACCAAGGGGTAGATTTAGTACTTTTACTTGAAGAGGAAAGAACAGCTACTTTACAAGGAGCAGTATCTTATGGATCGGAAATTGGATTGTTAGGAATGTTATCAGTAAAAGATATGAACTGGAAAGGTAAAGGACAAGAGCTTGGAGTAACATTTGAAAAATCAGATGAAAACTATACAAGTTTCTCAATTAACTTTTCCGATCCTTGGATAAAAGGAACTGATAGAATATCTTGGGGATGGAGTTTATATAAAAACGAATATGAAAATAGCGATAGCGTACTATTTAATGAAACTGATACTTATGGAGCAAAAATAAATATAGGTAAAGGTTTGACGAAGAACTTAAGATTAGGATTAGGAACTAAAGCTGAATATATAACAGAAAAAGCTGATAAATCTGAACTAGCTAATTATACTAATTTTGATGGTGAAAATCTTCTTGATAAATGGGGAGATAAGAGAAGTTATGGATTATTCAGTATCTATCCATCAATAACATATGATACTAGAAATAGTTACTGGAATCCTACATCAGGATGGTATGGAAAGTATCAAGTTGAAGTAGGATATGCTGATACAATTGATTCTGGAACTTTTGCTAATACAACTTTAGAATTAAGAAAATATCACAGAGGTTTCTTTAAAAATAATACATTTGCATATAGAGCTGTAGGAGGAGTAATGACTACAACGACTCCAGAATCTCAAAGATTCTGGGTAGGTGGAGGAAGCACTCTTAGAGGATATGATGGTGGATATTATCAAGGAACACAAAAGATAACAGCAACAATAGAAAATAGAACTCAAATAAATGATGTTTTAGGATTTGTTTTATTCTCAGATATAGGAAGAGCTTGGGATTACCAAGGAGAAGATCCTGGATATTTAAATGAAAAAAGAGATGCCAAATTCCCAGATGATATAGGAACAACAGTTGGGGTTGGATTAAGAGTTAATACACCAGTAGGGCCTTTAAGATTTGATTTTGGATGGCCAGTAGGAAATTCAGAAGAGAGTGGAATGAAATTCTACTTTAATATGGGACAATCATTCTAA
- the rsmG gene encoding 16S rRNA (guanine(527)-N(7))-methyltransferase RsmG yields MKEYLVEGIKKIGLEYTDKKIDNLVKYLEYLVEYNSHTNLTAIRDTKDAIEKHFLDSLLLQNLIDEKKGKKAIDIGTGAGFPGMVLAIFNPDMEFVLMDSVGKKTVFLQNVKELLNLENVTVINSRAEDYINDSNRESFDIGLCRGVNKLNVILEYMIPFIKVDGYFLAQKMAGTEEEGEATNALETLGAKIVKIHRYKLPTYGDERLVVEILKEKSTDKKYPRRAGVALKKPL; encoded by the coding sequence ATGAAAGAGTATTTAGTTGAAGGAATAAAAAAGATAGGTTTAGAATATACTGATAAAAAGATAGATAATCTAGTTAAATATTTAGAATATTTAGTAGAATACAATTCTCATACAAATTTAACAGCTATTAGAGATACAAAAGATGCAATAGAAAAGCATTTCTTAGATTCTCTTCTTTTGCAAAATTTAATAGATGAGAAAAAAGGTAAAAAAGCTATTGATATAGGAACAGGAGCAGGATTTCCAGGGATGGTATTAGCTATTTTTAATCCAGATATGGAATTTGTTTTGATGGATTCTGTTGGAAAGAAGACAGTATTTTTACAAAATGTAAAAGAGTTATTAAATTTAGAAAATGTAACTGTAATTAATTCTAGAGCAGAAGATTATATAAATGATTCTAATAGAGAGAGTTTTGATATAGGTCTTTGTAGAGGAGTTAATAAATTAAATGTTATTTTAGAGTATATGATACCTTTTATAAAAGTTGATGGTTATTTTTTAGCTCAAAAAATGGCCGGGACAGAGGAAGAGGGAGAAGCAACAAATGCATTAGAAACTTTAGGTGCAAAAATTGTAAAAATACACAGATATAAGTTACCGACTTATGGTGATGAAAGATTAGTTGTTGAAATTTTAAAAGAAAAATCAACAGATAAAAAATACCCAAGAAGAGCAGGAGTGGCTTTAAAAAAACCATTATAA
- a CDS encoding OmpH family outer membrane protein: MKKIAMLAMLAAVSTSAFALKVGYVNSQELFAKYSQTKVIRDTLTKEKQNLEATLQKKEIELQKLQVELQGKGKDVNEAEKKAFEEKVTAFQKSVRESQAKLSNEEAKKMQEIDRLINISIQNVARSEKYDYVLEQGAIKFGGENITPKVLNVMEKSKKVN, translated from the coding sequence ATGAAAAAAATAGCAATGTTAGCAATGTTAGCAGCAGTATCAACATCTGCGTTCGCTCTAAAAGTAGGGTATGTAAATAGTCAGGAGCTTTTTGCAAAGTATTCACAAACAAAAGTTATTAGAGATACTTTAACAAAAGAAAAGCAAAATTTAGAAGCTACTTTACAAAAGAAAGAGATTGAACTACAAAAACTTCAGGTTGAATTACAAGGAAAAGGTAAAGATGTAAATGAAGCTGAGAAAAAAGCTTTTGAAGAGAAAGTAACAGCTTTCCAAAAATCTGTGAGAGAATCTCAAGCTAAACTTTCAAATGAAGAGGCTAAAAAAATGCAAGAGATTGATAGATTAATAAATATATCTATTCAAAATGTAGCAAGATCTGAAAAATATGATTATGTTCTTGAGCAAGGAGCAATTAAATTTGGTGGAGAAAATATAACACCAAAAGTATTAAACGTAATGGAAAAAAGTAAAAAGGTAAACTAA
- the fba gene encoding class II fructose-1,6-bisphosphate aldolase, with the protein MSYNYKDLGLSNTREMFAKANKEHYAVPAFNFNNMEQMLAIVEACAEMGSPVILQCSTGALKYMTKEVTPLLAKAAVDRARAMGSDIPVALHLDHGPNLEAVKACIDAGFSSVMIDGSHYSFDENIAITKEVVEYAKKFDVTVEAELGVLAGVEDDVVAEHSIFTNPDEVEEFVSKTGVDSLAIAIGTSHGAHKFKPGTNPKLELEILAEIERRIPGFPIVLHGSSAVPQKYVEEIKKYGGVLKDAIGIPNTELMGAAKSGVAKINVDTDGRLAFTAGVRRVFAEQPGEFDPRKYLGVAKEEMKSYYKEKIKEVFGSENAYKAAK; encoded by the coding sequence ATGTCATATAATTACAAAGATTTAGGATTATCAAATACTAGAGAAATGTTTGCTAAAGCTAATAAAGAGCATTATGCAGTTCCAGCATTTAACTTCAATAACATGGAGCAAATGTTAGCAATCGTAGAAGCATGTGCTGAGATGGGATCACCAGTTATATTACAATGTTCAACAGGAGCATTAAAATATATGACAAAAGAGGTTACTCCGTTATTAGCTAAAGCAGCTGTAGATAGAGCAAGAGCTATGGGATCAGATATTCCAGTGGCACTTCACTTAGATCATGGACCAAACTTAGAAGCAGTAAAAGCTTGTATAGATGCAGGATTCTCATCAGTAATGATTGATGGATCTCACTATTCTTTTGACGAGAATATTGCTATTACAAAAGAAGTTGTTGAGTACGCAAAGAAATTTGACGTAACAGTAGAGGCTGAGTTAGGAGTTTTAGCTGGAGTAGAGGACGATGTTGTTGCTGAGCACAGTATCTTCACTAATCCTGATGAAGTAGAAGAGTTTGTTTCAAAAACAGGAGTAGATTCATTAGCTATCGCTATTGGAACTTCACATGGAGCTCACAAATTCAAACCTGGAACAAATCCAAAGTTAGAGTTAGAAATATTAGCTGAAATCGAAAGAAGAATCCCAGGATTCCCAATCGTATTACACGGATCATCAGCAGTACCTCAAAAATACGTTGAAGAGATCAAAAAATATGGTGGAGTATTAAAAGACGCTATTGGAATCCCTAACACTGAGTTAATGGGAGCAGCAAAATCAGGTGTTGCAAAAATAAACGTAGATACAGATGGAAGACTTGCATTTACAGCAGGAGTAAGAAGAGTATTTGCTGAGCAACCTGGAGAGTTCGACCCAAGAAAATACTTAGGTGTTGCAAAAGAAGAGATGAAATCATACTATAAAGAAAAAATTAAAGAAGTTTTCGGATCAGAGAACGCTTACAAAGCAGCAAAATAA
- a CDS encoding complex I 24 kDa subunit family protein yields the protein MACDNKLKKEMFEELKKYIDEIGEKNGALISVLHKGQEIFGYLPQEIQEFIAKEMNIPIAKVYGVVSFYHFFSMTPKGKHPISVCMGTACYVRGAEKVLNSVKNYLGIDVGETTEDGLFSIDALRCVGACGLAPVVLIGKDVYGKEQVKDMKKILEKYRKESVG from the coding sequence ATGGCTTGTGATAATAAGTTAAAAAAAGAGATGTTTGAAGAGTTAAAGAAGTATATAGATGAAATTGGGGAAAAAAATGGAGCTTTAATATCAGTTCTTCATAAAGGACAAGAGATATTCGGATATCTTCCTCAAGAGATACAAGAGTTTATAGCAAAAGAGATGAATATTCCTATAGCTAAAGTATATGGTGTAGTTAGTTTTTATCATTTTTTCTCTATGACTCCAAAAGGGAAACATCCAATATCAGTTTGTATGGGAACAGCTTGCTATGTTAGAGGAGCAGAAAAAGTTTTAAATAGTGTAAAAAATTATTTAGGAATTGATGTCGGAGAGACTACAGAGGATGGTTTGTTTTCTATAGATGCACTGAGATGCGTTGGAGCTTGTGGATTAGCACCAGTAGTGTTAATTGGAAAAGATGTTTATGGAAAAGAACAAGTAAAAGATATGAAAAAAATATTAGAGAAATATAGAAAAGAATCGGTAGGATAA